In the genome of Streptomyces pactum, one region contains:
- a CDS encoding DUF5703 family protein codes for MPEYEFCDVYVPRGVSRKAATRLLTDHAEYGHWELDRLRLNPDGSRKVRLRRRIIRQLRATW; via the coding sequence ATGCCGGAATACGAATTCTGCGATGTGTACGTGCCCCGGGGCGTCTCCCGGAAGGCCGCCACACGCCTGCTGACCGACCATGCCGAGTACGGACACTGGGAGTTGGACCGACTTCGACTCAACCCCGACGGCAGCCGCAAGGTGCGGCTCCGCCGCCGGATCATCCGCCAGCTGCGGGCCACCTGGTGA
- a CDS encoding chaplin, with the protein MRKVARNSLMTVAAAGSVLAATAGYASAAGSGAHGGAVGSPGVASGNSVQVPVHIPVNVCGNTIDVLGLLNSAVGNTCVNGSGGKHAAGPQHGTGGKHAKGKHAKSTPGDATRGGGHGNQAGGAQHGGAQAGGGQGGGAVADGHAHGSPGVLSGNQVQVPVHIPLNVCGNTIDIIGVGNSALGNDCENDAGEPVRQRPVQPPKHAKPKPQQPERHQPKPAAPHEQAPAPEKISHVARTQPVSDPQVHADEPQLAQTGAGALDLLAPASAGLLLAGAVLYRRSRVRGH; encoded by the coding sequence ATGCGCAAGGTTGCGAGAAACAGTCTGATGACGGTCGCCGCGGCGGGCAGCGTGCTCGCCGCGACCGCCGGTTACGCGAGTGCGGCGGGCTCCGGCGCCCACGGCGGGGCCGTCGGCTCCCCGGGAGTCGCGTCCGGCAACTCCGTCCAGGTGCCGGTGCACATCCCGGTGAACGTCTGCGGGAACACCATCGACGTCCTCGGGCTGCTCAACTCCGCCGTCGGCAACACGTGCGTCAACGGCTCCGGTGGCAAGCACGCGGCCGGCCCCCAGCACGGCACGGGCGGCAAGCATGCCAAGGGCAAGCACGCCAAGAGCACCCCGGGCGACGCCACCCGCGGCGGCGGGCACGGCAACCAGGCCGGCGGCGCGCAGCACGGTGGTGCACAGGCCGGTGGCGGGCAGGGCGGTGGAGCGGTGGCCGACGGCCACGCCCACGGCTCGCCGGGTGTGCTCTCCGGCAACCAGGTGCAGGTGCCGGTCCACATCCCGCTGAACGTCTGCGGGAACACCATCGACATCATCGGCGTCGGCAACTCCGCGCTCGGGAACGACTGCGAGAACGACGCCGGCGAGCCGGTCCGGCAGCGTCCGGTGCAGCCGCCCAAGCACGCCAAGCCCAAGCCGCAGCAGCCGGAGCGCCACCAGCCCAAGCCGGCCGCCCCGCACGAGCAGGCCCCGGCGCCCGAGAAGATCAGCCACGTCGCGCGCACCCAGCCGGTGTCCGACCCGCAGGTCCACGCGGACGAGCCGCAGCTGGCGCAGACCGGTGCCGGAGCGCTGGACCTGCTGGCCCCGGCCAGCGCCGGCCTGCTGCTGGCGGGCGCCGTCCTGTACCGCCGCAGCCGGGTGCGCGGTCACTGA
- a CDS encoding chaplin has translation MIRKVVAAATVTGGLVLAGAGTAVADPGAKAAAVGSPGVVSGNVVQVPVYVPVNVCGDTIDVIGLLNPAFGNVCSTT, from the coding sequence ATGATCAGGAAGGTCGTCGCTGCCGCGACCGTCACCGGTGGCCTGGTGCTGGCCGGTGCGGGCACGGCCGTTGCCGACCCGGGAGCGAAGGCCGCCGCGGTGGGCTCGCCCGGCGTCGTCTCCGGCAACGTGGTCCAGGTGCCGGTGTACGTCCCGGTGAACGTCTGCGGTGACACGATCGACGTGATCGGACTGTTGAACCCCGCCTTCGGCAACGTCTGCAGCACCACGTGA
- a CDS encoding M20/M25/M40 family metallo-hydrolase codes for MSESMSAATGSGAVTGEDEVVELCRDLIRIDTSNYGDHSGPGERAAAEYIAEKLAEVGLEPQIFESHKGRASTVARIEGEDPSRPALLIHGHTDVVPANADDWTHHPFSGEIADGCVWGRGAVDMKDMDAMTLAVVRDRLRSGRKPPRDIVLAFLADEEAGGVYGARHLVDRHPDLFEGVTEAIGEVGGFSFTVNEKLRLYLVETAQKGMHWMRLTVDGTAGHGSMTNNDNAITELSEAVARLGRHKFPVRVTKTVRSFLDELSDALGTPLDPENMEETLAKLGGIAKIIGATLQNTAQPTMLGAGYKVNVIPGQATAHVDGRFLPGYEEEFLADLDRILGPRVRREDVHADKALETSFDGSLVEAMQTALKAEDPIARAVPYCLSGGTDAKSFDDLGIRCFGFAPLKLPPELDFAGMFHGVDERVPVDGLTFGVRVLDRFLDNC; via the coding sequence GTGAGCGAGTCGATGTCGGCCGCGACGGGCAGTGGCGCCGTCACCGGTGAGGACGAGGTCGTCGAGCTGTGCCGTGACCTGATCCGTATCGACACCAGCAACTACGGAGACCACTCGGGCCCCGGTGAGCGGGCGGCGGCGGAGTACATCGCCGAGAAGCTGGCCGAGGTCGGCCTGGAGCCGCAGATCTTCGAGTCCCACAAGGGCCGGGCCTCCACGGTGGCCCGGATCGAGGGGGAGGACCCGTCCCGGCCGGCGCTGCTGATCCACGGCCACACCGACGTGGTGCCGGCCAACGCGGACGACTGGACGCACCACCCCTTCTCCGGGGAGATCGCCGACGGCTGCGTGTGGGGCCGCGGCGCGGTCGACATGAAGGACATGGACGCGATGACCCTCGCGGTCGTCCGGGACCGCCTGCGCAGCGGCCGGAAGCCGCCGCGCGACATCGTGCTCGCCTTCCTCGCCGACGAGGAGGCCGGCGGCGTCTACGGCGCGCGGCACCTGGTGGACCGCCACCCCGACCTGTTCGAGGGCGTGACCGAGGCGATCGGCGAGGTGGGCGGCTTCTCCTTCACGGTCAACGAGAAGCTGCGGCTGTACCTGGTGGAGACCGCACAGAAGGGCATGCACTGGATGCGGCTGACCGTGGACGGCACCGCCGGCCACGGGTCGATGACCAACAACGACAACGCGATCACCGAGCTGAGCGAGGCGGTGGCGCGGCTGGGCCGGCACAAGTTCCCGGTCCGGGTGACGAAGACCGTACGGTCCTTCCTGGACGAGCTGTCCGACGCCCTGGGCACCCCGCTGGACCCGGAGAACATGGAGGAGACGCTCGCCAAGCTGGGCGGCATCGCCAAGATCATCGGCGCGACGCTGCAGAACACCGCGCAGCCCACCATGCTCGGCGCCGGCTACAAGGTGAACGTCATCCCCGGCCAGGCCACGGCGCACGTGGACGGACGGTTCCTCCCCGGCTACGAGGAGGAGTTCCTCGCCGACCTGGACCGGATCCTCGGCCCGCGGGTGCGCCGGGAGGACGTGCACGCCGACAAGGCGCTGGAGACCAGCTTCGACGGCTCCCTGGTGGAGGCGATGCAGACGGCGCTGAAGGCGGAGGACCCGATCGCGCGGGCGGTGCCGTACTGCCTCTCCGGCGGCACCGACGCCAAGTCCTTCGACGACCTGGGCATCCGCTGCTTCGGCTTCGCGCCGCTCAAGCTTCCCCCGGAGCTGGACTTCGCCGGGATGTTCCACGGCGTGGACGAGCGGGTGCCGGTGGACGGGCTCACCTTCGGCGTGCGGGTGCTCGACCGCTTCCTCGACAACTGCTGA
- a CDS encoding metal-sensitive transcriptional regulator, with protein MQVDDEAVRPVLNRLRRAQGQLAAVIAMIEAGRDCKDVVTQLAAVSRALDRAGFKILASGMRQCLAESPADAPPMSEEELEKLFLTLA; from the coding sequence ATGCAGGTGGACGACGAAGCGGTACGGCCGGTGCTGAACCGGCTGCGACGGGCCCAGGGCCAGCTGGCCGCGGTGATCGCCATGATCGAGGCGGGCCGGGACTGCAAGGACGTCGTCACCCAGCTCGCCGCGGTCTCCCGCGCCCTGGACCGGGCCGGCTTCAAGATCCTGGCGAGCGGCATGCGCCAGTGCCTCGCCGAGAGCCCGGCCGACGCCCCGCCGATGTCCGAGGAGGAGCTGGAGAAGCTCTTCCTGACCCTCGCCTGA